A part of Brachybacterium faecium DSM 4810 genomic DNA contains:
- a CDS encoding pantothenate synthetase (PFAM: Pantoate-beta-alanine ligase~TIGRFAM: cytidyltransferase-related domain; pantoate--beta-alanine ligase) has protein sequence MTQDHPGTGPAGSTTRLVTTKTALREHRAAMPGTVAAVPTMGSLHAGHLALVERARELADHVILTDFVNPLQFGPGEDYEAYPRDLDADLALVDGLVDVVFAPAVQEMYPVLPPTVSVTAGHAGTILEGAARPGHFDGVVTVVTKLLQLTSPHLSVFGRKDAQQLAIIQRLVADLDLPVRIEPVEIQREPSGLARSSRNAYLSAAGREQALALSRTLEAARAAAPSAAGIRDALAAAVARAEIDWDYAHALDPATLRPIGPEHRGEVLLTLAGVVEGTRLLDAAVAVATAP, from the coding sequence ATGACCCAGGACCACCCGGGCACGGGCCCGGCCGGCAGCACCACGAGACTGGTCACCACGAAGACCGCGCTGCGCGAGCACCGCGCCGCGATGCCGGGCACGGTCGCCGCGGTGCCCACCATGGGGTCCCTCCACGCCGGCCACCTCGCCCTCGTCGAGCGGGCGCGCGAGCTCGCCGATCACGTGATCCTCACCGACTTCGTCAACCCGCTGCAGTTCGGGCCGGGGGAGGACTACGAGGCCTACCCCCGCGACCTCGACGCGGACCTCGCCCTCGTCGACGGCCTGGTCGACGTGGTCTTCGCCCCCGCGGTGCAGGAGATGTACCCTGTGCTGCCGCCCACGGTCTCCGTCACCGCCGGGCACGCGGGCACGATCCTCGAGGGCGCCGCCCGGCCCGGCCACTTCGACGGCGTGGTGACCGTGGTGACCAAGCTGCTGCAGCTGACGAGCCCGCACCTGAGCGTGTTCGGCCGCAAGGACGCCCAGCAGCTGGCGATCATCCAGCGCCTCGTGGCCGATCTCGACCTGCCGGTGCGGATCGAGCCCGTCGAGATCCAGCGCGAACCCTCGGGGCTGGCCCGCTCGAGCCGCAACGCCTACCTCAGCGCCGCGGGCCGCGAGCAGGCGCTGGCCCTGTCGCGCACGCTCGAGGCCGCGCGCGCCGCCGCCCCCTCGGCCGCCGGGATCCGCGACGCCCTGGCCGCCGCGGTCGCGCGCGCCGAGATCGACTGGGACTACGCGCACGCCCTGGACCCGGCGACCCTGCGCCCGATCGGCCCGGAGCACCGCGGAGAGGTGCTGCTGACCCTCGCCGGGGTCGTCGAGGGCACCCGTCTGCTCGATGCGGCTGTGGCAGTGGCGACAGCCCCCTGA
- a CDS encoding (4Fe-4S) cluster-containing protein (PFAM: Uncharacterised ACR, YkgG family COG1556; 4Fe-4S binding domain~TIGRFAM: 2[4Fe-4S] protein, putative): MTTVHLGMPGVRPQHASPGSTLRGTEDFPDAARADLGDETLRGNLRHATATIQSKRASAVREVRDWQKLRNAGSALKWQVTDHLPELLEELEASVTAAGGVVHWARDAEEAGEIVTRLALERGAEEVLKVKSMATQEIGLNEVLANAGIRAIESDLAELIVQLAGDTPSHILVPAIHRNRAEIREIFLAAMPDLDPSITDDPAELAGAARRFLREKFLDMPGSVAISGANFAVAETGTLVVVESEGNGRMCLTLPKTLISVVGIEKIVPTFQDLEVFLQLLPRSSTGERMNPYTTLFTGVAEGDGPEEFHLVLLDNGRSAVLEDPEGRSALHCIRCSACLNVCPVYARTGGHAYGSTYPGPIGAILSPQMTGMHGSDDPNSTLPYASSLCGACYDVCPVKINIPEILVHLRAKDVDRRRETRGDFHGTWDVALQGAGKLMSSPRAYDIAVRSAGPLSSVLRGKNIGKLPGALPLLPGWTDHRDLPKPGTSFRSWWDQREKDRDAEEEGS; this comes from the coding sequence ATGACTACAGTCCATCTGGGCATGCCGGGCGTCCGCCCGCAGCACGCCTCCCCCGGTTCGACGCTGCGCGGCACGGAGGACTTCCCCGACGCCGCCCGCGCCGATCTCGGTGACGAGACGCTGCGCGGCAACCTGCGCCATGCCACCGCCACGATCCAGTCGAAGCGAGCCTCGGCGGTGCGCGAGGTGCGCGACTGGCAGAAGCTGCGCAACGCCGGCAGCGCGCTGAAGTGGCAGGTCACCGATCACCTGCCGGAGCTGCTCGAGGAGCTCGAAGCCTCGGTGACCGCAGCCGGCGGCGTGGTGCACTGGGCGCGCGATGCGGAGGAGGCCGGGGAGATCGTCACCCGCCTCGCCCTCGAGCGCGGCGCCGAGGAGGTGCTGAAGGTCAAGTCGATGGCGACCCAGGAGATCGGGCTGAACGAGGTGCTCGCCAACGCCGGGATCCGGGCGATCGAGTCCGATCTCGCCGAGCTCATCGTGCAGCTGGCCGGGGACACCCCCTCCCACATCCTGGTGCCGGCGATCCACCGCAACCGTGCCGAGATCCGGGAGATCTTCCTGGCCGCCATGCCCGATCTGGATCCGTCGATCACCGACGACCCGGCGGAGCTGGCCGGGGCCGCGCGTCGCTTCCTGCGCGAGAAGTTCCTGGACATGCCCGGCTCGGTCGCGATCTCGGGTGCGAACTTCGCCGTCGCCGAGACCGGCACGCTGGTGGTGGTGGAGTCCGAGGGCAACGGCCGCATGTGCCTGACCCTGCCCAAGACCCTCATCTCGGTGGTGGGCATCGAGAAGATCGTGCCGACGTTCCAGGATCTCGAGGTCTTCCTGCAGCTGCTGCCCCGCTCCTCCACGGGAGAGCGGATGAACCCCTACACGACGCTGTTCACCGGCGTGGCCGAGGGGGACGGCCCCGAGGAGTTCCATCTGGTGCTGCTGGACAACGGGCGCTCCGCGGTGCTCGAGGACCCGGAGGGCCGCAGCGCCCTGCACTGCATCCGCTGCTCGGCCTGCCTGAACGTGTGCCCCGTCTACGCCCGCACCGGTGGGCACGCCTACGGCTCCACCTATCCCGGCCCGATCGGCGCGATCCTGTCTCCGCAGATGACGGGGATGCACGGCAGCGACGACCCGAACTCGACCCTGCCCTACGCCTCGAGCCTGTGCGGGGCCTGCTACGACGTGTGCCCCGTGAAGATCAACATCCCGGAGATCCTCGTGCATCTGCGGGCGAAGGACGTCGACCGGCGGCGCGAGACCCGCGGCGACTTCCACGGCACCTGGGACGTGGCGCTGCAGGGCGCCGGGAAGCTCATGTCCTCCCCGCGCGCCTACGACATCGCCGTGCGTTCGGCGGGACCGCTGAGCTCCGTGCTGCGCGGCAAGAACATCGGCAAGCTGCCCGGGGCCCTCCCGCTGCTGCCCGGCTGGACCGATCACCGCGATCTGCCCAAGCCCGGGACCTCCTTCCGCTCCTGGTGGGATCAGCGCGAGAAGGACCGCGACGCGGAGGAGGAGGGCTCGTGA
- a CDS encoding uncharacterized conserved protein (PFAM: Domain of unknown function (DUF2520); Rossmann-like domain) — protein MNAPRLGIGIIGAGRVGAVLGAALRAEGHALTGAYAVSDASRARAAELLPGVPLLDVPALVERSEMLLLAVPDDQLAPLAAGIAATGMVPGGQLVAHTSGRYGTDVLAPLAAAGSATLALHPAMTFTGTRTDLARLIGCPMGITAAPELLPVAAALVVELGGDSVVIAEGDRPLYHAALAHSANHLTVLVDQAREALSRLGIEDPGAYLRPLLEAALEESLRRGAKALTGPVVRGDAGTVSAHLEALEDLDVTGAPGEHGDVADTYRALALAALSRARLPEDTRSRIRVLLQEQPPREDDA, from the coding sequence GTGAACGCACCGCGCCTCGGCATCGGCATCATCGGGGCGGGCCGTGTGGGCGCCGTGCTCGGCGCCGCGCTGCGCGCCGAGGGCCACGCCCTCACCGGCGCCTACGCCGTCTCCGACGCCTCCCGCGCCCGCGCCGCCGAGCTGCTGCCGGGAGTGCCGCTGCTGGACGTCCCCGCGCTCGTCGAGCGCAGCGAGATGCTGCTGCTGGCCGTCCCCGACGACCAGCTGGCACCGCTGGCCGCCGGCATCGCCGCGACCGGGATGGTCCCCGGCGGGCAGCTCGTCGCCCACACCTCGGGCCGCTACGGCACCGACGTGCTGGCCCCGCTCGCCGCGGCCGGCAGCGCCACGCTCGCCCTCCACCCCGCGATGACCTTCACCGGCACCCGCACCGACCTCGCCCGGCTCATCGGCTGCCCGATGGGCATCACCGCCGCCCCCGAGCTGCTCCCCGTCGCCGCCGCGCTGGTGGTCGAGCTGGGCGGGGACTCCGTCGTGATCGCCGAAGGGGACCGGCCGCTGTACCACGCCGCCCTCGCCCACTCCGCGAACCACCTCACGGTGCTCGTGGACCAGGCGCGCGAGGCCCTGTCCCGGCTGGGGATCGAGGATCCCGGCGCGTACCTGCGCCCGCTGCTCGAGGCGGCGCTCGAGGAGTCCCTGCGCCGCGGGGCGAAGGCGCTGACCGGACCGGTGGTGCGCGGGGACGCCGGCACCGTCTCCGCCCACCTCGAGGCGCTCGAGGATCTCGACGTCACCGGGGCGCCGGGCGAGCACGGAGACGTCGCCGACACCTACCGCGCCCTCGCCCTGGCCGCCCTGTCCCGTGCGAGACTCCCGGAGGACACCCGGTCGAGGATCCGGGTGCTGCTGCAGGAGCAGCCGCCGAGGGAGGACGACGCATGA
- a CDS encoding Fe-S oxidoreductase (PFAM: Cysteine-rich domain) encodes MRISLMTTCLVDVMAPDVARATVTLLERLGHEVVFDKRQTCCGQMHTNSGYYTEAAPIVRSFVDTFEPALETVDAIVMPSGSCVGCVRDQHRLVAQHEGDTELEQRTDAVAAKTYELSELLVDVLKVTDVGAYFPHSVTYHPTCHSMRFLKVGARPLKLLRAVEGLEMKNLPESDTCCGFGGTFSVKNDATSDAMVTDKAANVERSGAEFVVAGDASCLMNIGGKLRRTGAEPRSVHLAQILASTREDPFVPAETILGRAS; translated from the coding sequence ATGCGCATCTCCCTGATGACCACATGCCTGGTGGACGTGATGGCGCCGGACGTGGCCCGGGCGACGGTCACGCTGCTGGAGCGGCTGGGCCACGAGGTGGTGTTCGACAAGCGCCAGACCTGCTGCGGCCAGATGCACACCAACTCCGGCTACTACACGGAGGCCGCGCCGATCGTGCGCTCCTTCGTGGACACCTTCGAGCCGGCGCTCGAGACGGTCGACGCGATCGTGATGCCCTCGGGCTCGTGCGTCGGCTGCGTGCGCGACCAGCACCGCCTGGTGGCTCAGCACGAGGGCGACACCGAGCTCGAGCAGCGCACCGACGCCGTCGCCGCGAAGACCTACGAGCTCTCCGAGCTGCTGGTGGACGTGCTGAAGGTGACCGACGTCGGGGCGTACTTCCCGCATTCGGTGACCTACCACCCCACCTGCCACTCGATGCGCTTCCTCAAGGTCGGGGCGCGGCCGCTGAAGCTGCTGCGTGCGGTCGAGGGCCTCGAGATGAAGAACCTGCCCGAATCCGACACCTGCTGCGGCTTCGGCGGCACCTTCTCGGTGAAGAACGACGCCACCAGCGACGCGATGGTCACCGACAAGGCCGCCAACGTGGAGCGCAGCGGCGCCGAGTTCGTCGTCGCGGGCGATGCCTCGTGCCTGATGAACATCGGCGGCAAGCTCCGCCGCACGGGCGCGGAGCCGCGCTCCGTGCATCTCGCGCAGATCCTCGCCTCGACCCGCGAGGATCCCTTCGTCCCGGCCGAGACGATCCTGGGGAGGGCGTCATGA
- a CDS encoding galactose mutarotase-like enzyme (PFAM: Aldose 1-epimerase), which produces MNDAPRTASLELPTVTAGRDRGELFTLTAGEYRAEISAVGAILESVTVGGRDLLVRSPETGPMLFYRGAIVAPWPNRIGDGEYTWDGQELSTPLTEPERGNALHGLVSFQVFTPATVSEDELVLRTELFPTPGYPFHLLLTVHYALDPQAGLTTTVTAHNLGAQDAPYGVCPHPYLVAGPEPLDEWSLQVEAATVLTVTEDRLLPTGTAPVEPGSDFDFRDAKTLGPLFIDHAFTALGRDAQGLYTVTVTAPGGTGVSLSAGRECPWLQIHTGDRPEPEHDRLGLAVEPMTCPPDAFRSGTDVVRLAPGTEHAASWTLQGW; this is translated from the coding sequence ATGAACGATGCCCCCCGCACCGCCAGCCTCGAGCTGCCCACCGTCACCGCCGGCCGCGACCGCGGTGAGCTGTTCACCCTGACCGCCGGCGAGTACCGGGCGGAGATCTCCGCGGTCGGCGCGATCCTCGAGTCCGTCACCGTCGGCGGGCGCGATCTGCTGGTGCGCAGCCCCGAGACCGGGCCGATGCTGTTCTACCGCGGCGCGATCGTGGCGCCGTGGCCGAACCGGATCGGCGACGGGGAGTACACCTGGGACGGGCAGGAGCTCAGCACGCCGCTCACCGAGCCCGAGCGCGGCAACGCGCTGCACGGCCTGGTCTCCTTCCAGGTCTTCACACCCGCGACCGTCTCCGAGGACGAGCTGGTGCTGCGCACCGAGCTGTTCCCCACCCCGGGCTACCCCTTCCACCTGCTGCTGACGGTGCACTACGCCCTGGACCCGCAGGCGGGGCTGACCACCACGGTCACCGCCCACAACCTCGGCGCACAGGACGCCCCCTACGGCGTGTGCCCGCATCCGTACCTGGTCGCCGGGCCGGAGCCGCTGGACGAGTGGTCCCTCCAGGTGGAGGCGGCCACGGTGCTCACGGTCACCGAGGACAGGCTGCTGCCCACCGGCACGGCCCCGGTCGAGCCGGGCTCCGACTTCGATTTCCGCGACGCGAAGACCCTCGGTCCGCTGTTCATCGACCACGCCTTCACCGCTCTGGGCCGCGACGCGCAGGGGCTGTACACCGTGACCGTCACCGCTCCCGGCGGCACGGGGGTCTCGCTCTCCGCCGGCCGCGAGTGCCCCTGGCTGCAGATCCACACCGGTGACCGCCCGGAGCCCGAGCACGACCGGCTGGGTCTCGCCGTCGAGCCGATGACCTGCCCGCCGGACGCGTTCCGCAGCGGCACGGACGTGGTGCGGCTCGCGCCCGGCACCGAGCACGCCGCCTCCTGGACCCTGCAGGGCTGGTGA
- a CDS encoding malate:quinone-oxidoreductase (PFAM: FAD dependent oxidoreductase~TIGRFAM: malate:quinone-oxidoreductase), with the protein MSDLDVTRADAVLIGGGIASATLAAMLTELEPSWDIVVLERLESLGAESSDAWNNAGTGHSALCELNYTPQDVDGSVSPAKAISINEQFQVSRQFWAHLVENDRIGDPSRFIHTVPHMSFVHGMENVDYLRRRHEALTANPLFDRMEFTTEHAQLAQWAPLVSEGRPVTETIAATRSPDGTDVDFGALTREMLGFASRTGTTVSTGSEVVDLRRMGTDWGVMVRSTTDDALRVVRAPFVFVGAGGYALPLLQKSGIDEIRGFGGFPISGQWLRCTDPEVIARHDAKVYGKAAVGAPPMSVPHLDTRFVAGERSLMFGPYAGWSPKFLKTGRWTDLLESVKPSNVTQMMAVAPPNLDLMVYLGSQLAATHHQRFEALLEYMPSARPEQWEEVTAGQRVQVIAPDRKKHGVLQFGTQLITAADGSIGGMLGASPGASTATSIMLGLLEKMFPQRIEQWRPALTQMVPSWGRSLSDDAEEAHRTLDRTADALGLSHS; encoded by the coding sequence ATGTCAGACCTGGACGTGACCCGCGCAGATGCGGTGCTGATCGGCGGCGGGATCGCCAGCGCGACCCTCGCCGCGATGCTCACGGAGCTCGAACCGAGCTGGGACATCGTGGTCCTCGAGCGCCTCGAGTCCCTCGGCGCCGAGTCCAGCGACGCCTGGAACAACGCGGGCACCGGCCACAGCGCCCTGTGCGAGCTGAACTACACCCCGCAGGACGTCGACGGCTCGGTGAGCCCCGCCAAGGCGATCTCGATCAACGAGCAGTTCCAGGTCTCCCGGCAGTTCTGGGCCCACCTGGTGGAGAACGACCGCATCGGCGATCCCAGCCGCTTCATCCACACCGTGCCGCACATGAGCTTCGTGCACGGGATGGAGAACGTGGACTACCTGCGCCGCCGCCACGAGGCGCTGACCGCGAACCCGCTGTTCGACCGGATGGAGTTCACCACCGAGCATGCGCAGCTGGCGCAGTGGGCGCCGCTGGTCTCCGAGGGCCGCCCGGTCACCGAGACGATCGCCGCGACCCGCTCCCCCGATGGGACCGACGTCGACTTCGGGGCGCTGACCCGCGAGATGCTCGGCTTCGCCTCGCGCACCGGCACCACCGTCTCCACCGGCTCCGAGGTGGTGGACCTGCGCCGGATGGGCACCGACTGGGGCGTGATGGTGCGGTCCACGACGGATGATGCGCTGCGCGTGGTGCGGGCGCCGTTCGTCTTCGTCGGGGCCGGCGGCTATGCGCTGCCCCTGCTGCAGAAGTCCGGGATCGACGAGATCCGCGGCTTCGGCGGCTTCCCGATCTCCGGCCAGTGGCTGCGCTGCACCGACCCGGAGGTCATCGCCCGCCACGATGCGAAGGTGTACGGCAAGGCGGCCGTCGGCGCCCCGCCGATGAGCGTCCCCCACCTCGACACCCGCTTCGTGGCCGGGGAGCGCTCGCTGATGTTCGGCCCGTATGCGGGCTGGTCCCCGAAGTTCCTCAAGACCGGCCGCTGGACGGACCTGCTCGAGTCGGTCAAGCCCTCCAACGTCACCCAGATGATGGCGGTCGCCCCGCCGAACCTCGACCTCATGGTCTACCTCGGCTCGCAGCTCGCCGCGACCCACCACCAGCGCTTCGAGGCGCTGCTGGAGTACATGCCCTCGGCCCGCCCGGAGCAGTGGGAGGAGGTCACCGCCGGCCAGCGCGTCCAGGTGATCGCCCCGGACCGGAAGAAGCACGGCGTGCTGCAGTTCGGCACCCAGCTGATCACGGCCGCCGACGGCTCGATCGGCGGCATGCTCGGCGCCTCCCCCGGCGCCTCCACCGCCACCAGCATCATGCTCGGTCTGCTGGAGAAGATGTTCCCGCAGCGCATCGAGCAGTGGCGGCCCGCCCTGACCCAGATGGTGCCCAGCTGGGGTCGGTCGCTCTCGGACGACGCCGAGGAGGCGCACCGGACGCTGGACCGCACCGCCGACGCGCTGGGCCTGAGCCACTCCTGA
- a CDS encoding lysyl-tRNA synthetase (class II) (PFAM: OB-fold nucleic acid binding domain; tRNA synthetases class II (D, K and N)~TIGRFAM: lysyl-tRNA synthetase, eukaryotic and non-spirochete bacterial), giving the protein MSENSPALDTTDTSDQVAVRKSKRERLLARGEEAYPVSVPVTATIAEVRAKYGHLGAGEETKDEVGVAGRVVFQRNTGKLAFITLQDGAGQRLQIMASQAVIGEQRLADLKADVDLGDHVFFHGRVGASRRGELSIFADTWQMAAKAVRPLPVLHADLSEESRVRHRYVDLIVRQEARDTVRQRAEVMHSLRTSFHDREYVEIETPMLQVIPSGAAARPFVTHMHAFDLDLYLRIAPELYLKRAAVGGLEKVFEINRNFRNEGADSTHSPEFAMLEAYQAYGDYNTIGDLTRTLVQEAAERATGSQLVTLADGSEYDFSGEWAQITVYGSLSESLGEEITPETSPEQLRRIASSLDLDLDHPKYGHGKLVEELFEHQVGDHLHEPTFVRDFPVETSPLVREHRSTPGVVEKWDLYVRGFELGTGYSELVDPVIQRERFAQQAELAAQGDDEAMRLDEDFLEAMEHALPPTGGMGMGVDRLLMALTGLGIRETILFPLVKPEA; this is encoded by the coding sequence ATGAGCGAGAATTCCCCTGCCCTGGACACGACGGACACCTCGGACCAGGTCGCGGTCCGCAAGTCCAAGCGGGAGCGGCTGCTGGCGCGCGGCGAGGAGGCCTACCCCGTCTCCGTGCCGGTGACCGCCACCATCGCCGAGGTGCGCGCGAAGTACGGGCACCTCGGCGCCGGCGAGGAGACGAAGGACGAGGTCGGCGTCGCCGGGCGCGTGGTCTTCCAGCGCAACACCGGCAAGCTGGCCTTCATCACCCTCCAGGACGGCGCCGGGCAGCGCCTGCAGATCATGGCCTCCCAGGCGGTGATCGGCGAGCAGCGCCTGGCGGACCTCAAGGCCGACGTCGACCTCGGCGACCACGTCTTCTTCCACGGCCGCGTCGGGGCGTCCCGCCGCGGCGAGCTGAGCATCTTCGCCGACACCTGGCAGATGGCCGCCAAGGCCGTGCGCCCGCTGCCGGTGCTCCACGCCGACCTCTCCGAGGAATCCCGCGTCCGCCACCGGTACGTGGATCTCATCGTCCGCCAGGAGGCGCGGGACACCGTGCGCCAGCGGGCCGAGGTCATGCACTCGCTGCGCACCTCGTTCCACGACCGCGAGTACGTCGAGATCGAGACCCCGATGCTGCAGGTGATCCCCTCCGGGGCCGCGGCCCGGCCGTTCGTCACCCACATGCATGCTTTCGATCTCGACCTCTACCTGCGGATCGCGCCGGAGCTGTACCTCAAGCGCGCGGCCGTTGGCGGTCTCGAGAAGGTCTTCGAGATCAACCGCAATTTCCGCAACGAGGGCGCGGATTCCACGCATTCCCCGGAGTTCGCGATGCTCGAGGCCTACCAGGCCTACGGCGATTACAACACCATCGGCGATCTCACGCGGACTCTCGTCCAGGAAGCCGCCGAGCGGGCGACAGGCTCCCAGCTCGTCACCCTCGCCGACGGCTCCGAGTACGATTTCTCGGGGGAATGGGCGCAGATCACCGTCTACGGCTCGCTCTCCGAATCCCTCGGCGAGGAGATCACTCCTGAGACCTCTCCCGAGCAGCTGCGCCGGATCGCGAGTTCCCTGGACCTGGATCTGGATCATCCGAAGTACGGCCACGGCAAGCTCGTCGAGGAGCTGTTCGAGCACCAGGTGGGAGATCACCTCCACGAGCCCACCTTCGTGCGCGACTTCCCGGTCGAGACCAGCCCGCTGGTGCGCGAGCACCGCTCCACCCCGGGCGTGGTCGAGAAGTGGGACCTGTACGTGCGCGGCTTCGAGCTCGGCACCGGCTACTCGGAGCTCGTGGACCCGGTGATCCAGCGTGAGCGCTTCGCCCAGCAGGCAGAGCTCGCCGCGCAGGGCGATGACGAGGCGATGCGGCTGGACGAGGACTTCCTCGAGGCCATGGAGCACGCGCTGCCGCCGACGGGCGGGATGGGCATGGGCGTGGACCGCCTCCTCATGGCGCTGACGGGTCTGGGCATCCGCGAGACGATCCTGTTCCCGCTCGTGAAGCCGGAGGCCTGA
- a CDS encoding predicted integral membrane protein (PFAM: Protein of unknown function, DUF624), which produces MPTSRSSRQPSRGPAEIPAWVLRFNETVDKVWLVVRVNLVWILLTGLGLVVLGIAPASVAAADALRASREGARVRVLVTMSGSWRRQFLGANLRLLPLLVVQAGSAAMLWIVLGGAAPSSAATVVLAGLSVISAAWSTVSAAVLVAVPRLRRQDLLVSWRLALLLSGALPGRFICLLLGLIVWIVVCTAVWPLALLVGAGTAIEGACLLFGRRVEALLSELEAARPSAP; this is translated from the coding sequence ATGCCGACTTCCCGCTCCTCCCGTCAGCCCTCCCGCGGGCCCGCCGAGATCCCGGCCTGGGTGCTGCGGTTCAACGAGACCGTGGACAAGGTCTGGCTCGTGGTGCGGGTGAACCTCGTCTGGATCCTGCTGACCGGTCTGGGACTGGTGGTGCTCGGGATCGCCCCGGCCAGCGTCGCCGCGGCCGATGCCCTGCGCGCCTCCCGCGAGGGGGCGAGGGTGAGGGTCCTCGTGACGATGAGCGGGAGCTGGCGCCGCCAGTTCCTCGGCGCGAACCTGCGCCTGCTGCCGCTGCTGGTGGTGCAGGCGGGGTCCGCGGCGATGCTGTGGATCGTCCTCGGCGGCGCGGCTCCCAGCTCGGCCGCCACGGTGGTGCTGGCCGGCCTCTCCGTGATCAGCGCCGCCTGGTCCACGGTGAGCGCGGCCGTCCTGGTCGCCGTGCCGCGGCTACGCCGGCAGGATCTGCTGGTCTCGTGGCGACTCGCCCTGTTGCTGTCCGGTGCTCTGCCGGGGCGGTTCATCTGCCTGCTGCTGGGGCTGATCGTGTGGATCGTGGTGTGCACCGCCGTGTGGCCGCTGGCGCTGCTGGTCGGCGCGGGCACGGCGATCGAGGGGGCATGCCTGCTGTTCGGCCGCCGCGTCGAGGCGCTGCTCTCCGAGCTCGAGGCGGCACGGCCCTCGGCCCCGTGA
- a CDS encoding uncharacterized conserved protein (PFAM: Uncharacterised ACR, YkgG family COG1556) encodes MNDWTDSRPTRTPGMSAKDEILARVRAALSVPRRDAVTDAADVPRDYQRADAKQEVRTAPEKVRDVLVQRLEDYTATVHRTTAAAAPEAIASALARARSVVVPSGLPAPWLEGIDSTVVVDDGSASPHELDEIDAVLTGCHTAIALTGTLVLRGDDRGGRRAISLVPDHHVVVVDSEEVVLGVPKAIERMASDPRAAWTMISGPSATSDIELSRVEGVHGPRRLEVVLIEPEPAPEPEPEQAPATTEEKTP; translated from the coding sequence GTGAACGACTGGACGGACTCCCGCCCCACCCGCACCCCCGGGATGAGCGCGAAGGACGAGATCCTGGCGCGGGTGCGCGCCGCGCTCTCGGTGCCGCGCCGTGACGCGGTGACCGATGCGGCGGATGTGCCCCGCGACTACCAGCGCGCCGACGCCAAGCAGGAGGTGCGGACGGCGCCGGAGAAGGTGCGCGACGTGCTCGTCCAGCGCCTCGAGGACTACACCGCCACCGTGCACCGCACCACGGCCGCCGCCGCCCCGGAGGCGATCGCCTCCGCGCTGGCCCGGGCCCGCAGCGTGGTGGTCCCCTCGGGGCTTCCCGCGCCGTGGCTCGAGGGGATCGACAGCACGGTCGTCGTCGACGACGGCTCCGCCTCCCCGCATGAGCTCGACGAGATCGACGCGGTGCTCACCGGCTGCCACACGGCGATCGCGCTGACCGGCACGCTCGTGCTGCGCGGCGACGACCGCGGAGGGCGCCGGGCGATCAGCCTCGTGCCCGACCATCACGTGGTCGTGGTCGACTCCGAGGAGGTCGTGCTCGGCGTGCCCAAGGCGATCGAGCGGATGGCGTCCGATCCGCGCGCTGCCTGGACCATGATCTCGGGACCGAGCGCGACCAGCGACATCGAGCTCAGCCGCGTCGAGGGCGTCCACGGCCCGCGCCGCCTCGAGGTGGTGCTGATCGAGCCGGAACCCGCCCCCGAGCCGGAGCCGGAGCAGGCACCGGCCACCACTGAGGAGAAGACCCCATGA